From the Pyrinomonadaceae bacterium genome, one window contains:
- a CDS encoding amino acid permease, whose protein sequence is MSNQTEPPAATTSSHDEPQLIRGVGLWGATTLNMIDMIGVGPFITIPLIIAAMGGPQAMLGWIIGAILVTCDGLVWAELGAAFPGSGGSYRYLSEIYGPRKLGRMMSFLFIWQLTFSAPLSIASGGIGLAQYATYIFPGMGHETRVAIPILGNVEINAFPVILVAIGAVSIAVFLLYRRITLIERLGKFLWIGVMLTILWIIFAGVTHFDLKLALDFPPDAFTLRPEFFTGLGAALLVAVYDYWGYYNVCFFGGEVKDPARTIPRALLLSILFVSIIYIVMNISILGVIPWREFAGTANTPAQRYVISSFMERLYGTKAGVVVTALIMWTAFASVFSLLLGYSRVPFAAARDGNYFRVFEKVHPRHRFPYVSLLVMGGIAAVFCFFRLADVIAALVVIRILVQFLAQIVGVIVLRVRRPDLPRPFRMWLYPLPALLALAGFIYVLISRRNFLKEVRYAAVLVVVGLTIYFIRARMRGEWPFERVSEPPAVAGG, encoded by the coding sequence ATGTCCAACCAAACTGAGCCGCCGGCCGCGACGACGTCGAGCCATGATGAACCGCAACTGATTCGTGGCGTCGGACTTTGGGGCGCGACGACACTGAACATGATTGACATGATCGGCGTCGGCCCGTTCATCACCATCCCGCTGATCATCGCGGCGATGGGTGGACCGCAGGCGATGCTCGGTTGGATCATCGGCGCGATATTGGTCACCTGTGACGGACTTGTCTGGGCGGAGCTCGGCGCGGCGTTCCCGGGTTCCGGAGGGTCTTATCGTTATCTTTCCGAGATCTACGGTCCACGAAAGCTGGGCCGCATGATGTCGTTTCTGTTCATCTGGCAGCTCACCTTCAGCGCGCCGCTGTCGATTGCTTCTGGCGGCATCGGCTTGGCGCAATACGCGACCTACATTTTCCCCGGCATGGGTCACGAAACGAGAGTGGCGATTCCGATTTTGGGAAATGTTGAAATCAACGCATTCCCAGTCATTCTGGTTGCGATAGGAGCAGTGAGCATCGCCGTCTTTTTGCTTTATCGGCGGATCACCTTGATTGAGCGCCTCGGAAAGTTCCTTTGGATCGGTGTGATGCTCACCATCCTCTGGATTATTTTCGCCGGCGTCACACATTTCGACCTGAAACTCGCACTCGATTTTCCACCGGACGCATTTACGCTGCGGCCTGAGTTCTTTACCGGACTTGGGGCGGCGCTGCTGGTCGCGGTTTACGACTATTGGGGTTATTACAACGTCTGCTTCTTCGGCGGCGAAGTGAAAGACCCGGCGCGGACAATTCCGCGCGCTCTGCTGTTGTCGATTCTGTTCGTCTCGATCATCTACATCGTGATGAACATTTCGATTCTGGGCGTGATCCCCTGGCGCGAGTTTGCGGGCACCGCGAACACGCCGGCGCAGCGTTACGTCATCTCGTCGTTTATGGAGAGACTTTATGGGACCAAGGCGGGCGTCGTAGTCACTGCGCTGATCATGTGGACGGCGTTTGCGTCAGTGTTCTCACTGCTGCTGGGCTACTCGCGCGTGCCGTTCGCCGCCGCGCGCGATGGGAACTACTTCCGCGTATTCGAAAAAGTCCACCCGCGTCATCGCTTTCCCTATGTCTCGCTGTTGGTGATGGGCGGCATCGCGGCGGTGTTCTGTTTCTTCCGCCTGGCCGACGTGATCGCGGCCCTCGTCGTGATTCGGATTCTGGTGCAATTCCTCGCGCAGATCGTGGGCGTGATTGTCCTGCGCGTGCGCCGCCCTGATTTGCCGCGACCATTTCGCATGTGGCTTTATCCGTTGCCGGCCCTGCTCGCGCTGGCAGGATTTATCTACGTTCTTATCTCGCGCCGGAATTTCTTGAAAGAAGTGCGCTATGCAGCGGTGCTGGTCGTGGTCGGTTTGACGATCTATTTCATCCGTGCGCGGATGCGCGGAGAGTGGCCGTTTGAGAGAGTGTCGGAACCACCTGCGGTAGCGGGTGGCTGA
- a CDS encoding CDGSH iron-sulfur domain-containing protein: MADVSIRPKPNGPYLVEGDVDIYDTAGNKISTEGRPKIALCRCGASSNKPFCDGTHSRIGFQAAETINPESAEPQT; the protein is encoded by the coding sequence ATGGCAGACGTTTCTATTCGTCCGAAACCAAATGGCCCGTATCTCGTCGAAGGGGACGTCGATATTTACGACACCGCAGGCAACAAGATTTCCACCGAAGGCCGGCCGAAGATTGCACTGTGCCGGTGCGGTGCCTCATCAAACAAACCCTTCTGCGACGGCACACACAGCCGGATTGGCTTTCAAGCCGCTGAGACTATCAATCCCGAGAGCGCCGAGCCGCAGACGTAA
- the glnA gene encoding type I glutamate--ammonia ligase translates to MNAKTVLKYASEHKAKFVSVRFTDLPGSWQHLTFPISELNEDSFEDGFGFDASSIRGWAAIHESDMLLVPDASRHWMDPFADEPTLCLVANAVDPLSRQGYAFDPRMVAVRAESYLKSSGIADVANFGPEAEFFVFDSVQFHNEPHKAGYAIDSDEGHWNTGRDGNDTWGPNLGHRIRAKEGYVPVPPIDTLADLRSAISLTLAECGINVECHHHEVATAGQCEIDFRYATLLGTADNLQLFKYIVKNTAYEYGKTATFMPKPLYGDNGSGMHCHQSLWKGDKPLFAGDGYAGLSETALHYIGGLLKHAAAIVAFAAPTTNSYKRLVPGFEAPVNLAYSARNRSAAIRIPMFSTNPKLKRLEFRPPDPSCNPYIAFAAMLMAGIDGIQNRIDPGAPLDKDIYDLSPEELKDVPSLPGSLDDALTALENDHDFLLKGDVFTPQMIDRWISYKREREIQVLRMRPHPLEYSMYYDV, encoded by the coding sequence ATGAACGCTAAAACTGTGTTGAAGTACGCCTCTGAGCACAAGGCGAAATTTGTCTCGGTGCGATTTACCGACTTACCCGGCTCATGGCAGCACCTGACTTTTCCGATCAGCGAGCTGAACGAAGATTCGTTCGAAGACGGATTCGGCTTTGACGCTTCGTCTATTCGGGGCTGGGCGGCCATTCACGAATCAGACATGCTCCTGGTCCCGGACGCTAGTCGCCACTGGATGGATCCGTTTGCGGACGAGCCCACGCTGTGTTTGGTTGCGAATGCAGTTGACCCGCTTTCGCGTCAGGGCTACGCCTTCGATCCGCGCATGGTCGCGGTGCGTGCGGAGAGCTATCTCAAGAGTTCAGGCATTGCCGATGTCGCAAACTTCGGCCCCGAAGCCGAGTTCTTTGTTTTCGACAGCGTGCAGTTTCATAACGAGCCGCACAAAGCCGGCTACGCAATTGATTCAGACGAAGGGCATTGGAATACGGGCCGTGACGGCAACGATACGTGGGGACCGAACCTCGGTCATCGTATTCGCGCGAAAGAGGGATACGTGCCGGTACCGCCGATCGATACGCTCGCCGATCTTCGTTCGGCGATTTCACTGACGCTGGCTGAGTGCGGCATCAATGTCGAATGTCATCATCACGAAGTTGCCACCGCCGGCCAGTGCGAAATTGATTTCCGCTACGCGACGCTGCTGGGTACGGCCGACAACCTGCAATTATTCAAGTACATCGTCAAGAACACCGCGTACGAGTATGGCAAGACTGCGACGTTTATGCCGAAGCCCCTGTATGGCGACAACGGTTCGGGCATGCACTGCCACCAGTCGCTTTGGAAAGGCGACAAGCCTTTGTTCGCCGGAGACGGCTACGCCGGATTGTCGGAAACTGCGTTGCATTACATCGGCGGCTTGCTGAAGCACGCGGCGGCCATCGTCGCCTTTGCCGCGCCGACCACCAACAGCTACAAGCGTCTGGTTCCCGGTTTCGAAGCGCCGGTAAACCTGGCTTATTCAGCGCGGAATCGTTCGGCTGCGATTCGCATTCCGATGTTCTCGACGAATCCAAAGCTGAAACGCCTCGAGTTTCGTCCGCCCGACCCGTCGTGCAATCCTTATATCGCGTTCGCGGCGATGCTGATGGCGGGAATCGACGGCATCCAGAACCGCATCGATCCCGGCGCGCCCCTCGACAAGGACATCTACGATCTTTCACCCGAAGAACTGAAGGATGTTCCGAGTCTTCCCGGCTCGCTCGATGATGCGCTCACCGCATTGGAGAACGATCACGACTTCCTTTTGAAAGGCGACGTGTTCACACCGCAAATGATCGATCGCTGGATTTCTTATAAACGCGAGCGTGAGATTCAGGTGCTGCGCATGCGGCCGCATCCGTTGGAGTATTCCATGTACTACGACGTGTAA
- a CDS encoding endonuclease/exonuclease/phosphatase family protein, translating into MDGPIAIAPGSDTPRAQAPTKAGTLTPFLFRLAVLTAFFVLVPHAFAKTIRVMTYNIHVGIGMDKKLDLQRIAGVINKEKPDLVGLQEVDRGVQRTQRIDEIVELSKLTRMEYAFAFNLPYQGGQYGVAILSRFPIRATEHRLYKNLREAERRGFIRAELRIDGRVVHFVTTHLDYQHDDGRLFEAQQMLASLSDVKGPLIVVGDFNDLPSGQTYQLMRNAFDDAWIDGRGTGEGFSYPADKPAKRIDYIFTRRTDGFKTKRAWVVNTLASDHIPVVADLELTKP; encoded by the coding sequence ATGGATGGTCCCATCGCTATCGCTCCGGGTTCTGACACACCGCGCGCCCAAGCCCCGACTAAAGCCGGAACTCTGACGCCTTTTCTTTTTCGCCTCGCAGTTCTCACCGCATTCTTCGTTCTGGTTCCCCACGCTTTTGCGAAAACCATCCGCGTGATGACCTACAACATCCATGTAGGCATCGGCATGGACAAGAAACTCGACCTGCAGCGCATCGCCGGCGTCATCAACAAAGAAAAGCCTGACCTGGTTGGTTTGCAGGAAGTCGATCGTGGCGTTCAGCGCACGCAACGAATCGACGAGATCGTCGAGCTGTCCAAGCTAACGCGCATGGAGTACGCCTTCGCCTTCAACCTTCCGTATCAAGGTGGACAATACGGCGTCGCAATTCTTTCGCGCTTTCCAATCAGAGCCACCGAGCACCGGCTGTATAAGAACCTGCGCGAAGCCGAACGACGCGGCTTCATCCGCGCAGAACTTAGGATAGACGGGCGCGTGGTCCATTTTGTGACTACGCACCTGGACTATCAGCACGACGACGGCCGTTTGTTTGAAGCGCAACAGATGCTGGCGTCGCTCAGTGATGTGAAGGGGCCTTTGATTGTGGTCGGCGACTTCAACGACCTCCCCTCGGGCCAAACGTATCAATTGATGCGTAATGCTTTTGACGACGCCTGGATTGACGGTCGTGGAACCGGTGAAGGATTCAGTTATCCCGCGGACAAACCCGCTAAGCGGATTGATTACATCTTCACGCGGCGGACCGATGGATTTAAAACTAAGCGGGCCTGGGTGGTTAACACGCTGGCTTCCGATCACATTCCCGTCGTGGCGGATCTGGAACTCACTAAACCCTAA
- the tkt gene encoding transketolase, with the protein MSARMQQTLETTPELDQLCINTIRTLAIDAVQKANSGHPGLPLGAAPMAYVLWTRFMRYNPKNPKWENRDRFLLSAGHGCMLLYALLYLTGYELSLDDIKNFRQWESQTPGHPENILTPGVEVTTGPLGQGFANGVGMAMGSAHLGAKFNEKDFPLVDHYVYAIVSDGDLMEGVAAEAASLAGHLKLGKLIYLYDDNKVTIEGFTDLAFSEDVPKRFESLGWHTSTVEDGNDLAAIEAAIRDAQAVADRPSLISVRTTIGYGMPTAGTRKAHSDPPGAEAVRETKRHLGWPEDKEFYVPEEALTHFRKAIDRGAQHESKWHALVDEYLKKNPEQGKLWQEMMSGELPADWEKHLPSFADAEAMATRVASGKVINALAPHLPMLIGGSADLGVSNNTDIKDGGSFGAGNYAGRIIHFGVREHAMGSTMTGMSLNGGLIPFGGTFMTFSDYMRPAIRLACLSEVQVIYVFTHDSVGLGEDGPTHQPVEHLPALRTIPHLFVVRPADNHEVREAWRLAILRREAPTALALTRQKVPLIDREKFAPAEGLRRGAYILAEAEGVAGDEVSTGSGPGSLRGQPARGGGSDRVMPALILLATGSEVSLALEAREQLQSDGIPTRVVSMPCLELFEEQSKEYRDEVLPPSVTARLSIEASVGQGWDRYVGFKGDKICLDRFGASAPGDVALKNLGFNVENVVKQARALL; encoded by the coding sequence ATGAGCGCAAGAATGCAGCAAACACTCGAGACGACACCGGAACTGGATCAACTGTGCATTAACACGATCCGCACGCTGGCGATTGACGCAGTGCAAAAAGCGAACTCGGGCCATCCCGGCTTGCCTTTGGGCGCCGCGCCGATGGCTTATGTTCTGTGGACGCGCTTTATGCGCTACAACCCGAAGAATCCTAAATGGGAAAACCGCGATCGTTTCCTCTTGTCCGCGGGCCACGGCTGCATGCTGCTCTACGCGCTGTTGTATCTCACCGGGTATGAACTTTCGCTTGATGACATCAAGAATTTTCGCCAATGGGAATCGCAGACGCCGGGCCACCCGGAGAATATTTTGACTCCGGGCGTAGAAGTCACGACCGGCCCGCTCGGTCAGGGTTTTGCCAACGGCGTGGGCATGGCGATGGGGTCGGCGCATCTGGGCGCGAAGTTCAACGAAAAGGATTTTCCGCTCGTCGATCATTATGTTTACGCGATCGTGTCAGACGGTGACTTGATGGAAGGCGTAGCTGCCGAAGCCGCGTCGCTCGCGGGCCATCTGAAGCTGGGCAAGCTCATTTACCTTTATGACGACAACAAGGTAACCATCGAAGGCTTTACCGACCTTGCTTTTTCGGAGGACGTGCCGAAACGATTTGAGTCATTAGGCTGGCACACTTCAACCGTTGAAGACGGCAACGACCTGGCCGCAATCGAAGCAGCCATTCGTGACGCACAAGCGGTCGCCGATCGGCCCTCGCTGATTTCAGTGCGGACGACGATCGGTTACGGCATGCCGACAGCCGGCACGCGCAAAGCTCACAGCGATCCCCCGGGTGCAGAGGCCGTACGTGAGACGAAACGACATCTCGGCTGGCCGGAAGACAAAGAGTTTTATGTTCCCGAAGAAGCGTTGACGCACTTTCGGAAGGCGATCGATCGCGGCGCGCAGCACGAAAGTAAATGGCACGCGCTGGTCGATGAATACCTCAAGAAGAACCCGGAACAAGGCAAACTTTGGCAGGAGATGATGAGCGGCGAACTGCCGGCTGATTGGGAGAAGCACCTGCCTTCATTTGCAGATGCTGAGGCGATGGCCACGCGCGTCGCCAGTGGCAAAGTCATCAACGCACTTGCGCCGCATCTGCCGATGCTGATTGGCGGCTCTGCCGACCTCGGCGTTTCGAACAACACCGACATCAAAGATGGTGGAAGTTTTGGAGCCGGTAACTACGCAGGCCGCATCATTCACTTCGGCGTCCGCGAGCACGCGATGGGATCGACGATGACGGGAATGTCTCTGAATGGCGGCTTGATTCCGTTCGGCGGAACGTTCATGACGTTTTCCGATTACATGCGGCCGGCGATTCGGCTGGCGTGCCTGTCTGAGGTGCAAGTCATTTACGTCTTCACGCACGATTCGGTCGGCTTGGGCGAAGACGGCCCAACGCATCAGCCGGTCGAACATCTTCCCGCGTTACGCACCATCCCACACTTGTTTGTTGTGCGGCCTGCCGACAATCACGAGGTCCGCGAGGCATGGCGGCTGGCAATTCTGCGACGCGAAGCGCCTACCGCGCTTGCTTTGACGCGCCAGAAAGTACCTTTGATTGATCGAGAGAAGTTTGCGCCGGCTGAAGGATTGAGGCGCGGCGCTTACATCCTGGCGGAAGCCGAAGGTGTCGCTGGCGATGAGGTCAGTACCGGGAGCGGACCGGGGTCCCTGCGCGGGCAGCCCGCGCGGGGTGGTGGTAGCGACCGGGTAATGCCCGCGTTGATCCTCCTCGCCACGGGTTCAGAGGTTTCACTCGCACTGGAAGCCCGCGAACAACTTCAAAGTGATGGGATTCCCACCCGCGTCGTCTCAATGCCCTGCCTCGAACTTTTCGAAGAACAATCGAAGGAGTATCGCGACGAAGTCCTGCCTCCTTCAGTGACCGCGCGGCTGTCAATCGAAGCGTCAGTCGGACAGGGTTGGGATCGTTACGTGGGATTCAAGGGAGACAAGATTTGCCTGGATCGCTTTGGCGCGTCCGCGCCGGGCGACGTGGCGCTGAAGAACCTCGGCTTCAATGTCGAGAATGTAGTGAAGCAAGCGCGGGCGTTGTTGTAG
- a CDS encoding M67 family metallopeptidase, protein MKIQLSKVQFDQIIAHAREASPQECCGLIGGASDGQAQTIYRSRNIAGNPLTNYEAAPEDLFAAQRAMRESGEQLLAIYHSHPRSADPQPSATDVRLAYYPSAVYLIVGLGDPEPCLRAFRIDEREGQWTRVEYQIVTS, encoded by the coding sequence ATGAAGATCCAGCTCTCCAAAGTCCAGTTCGACCAAATCATCGCGCATGCACGCGAAGCCTCGCCGCAGGAATGCTGCGGCCTAATCGGCGGCGCCTCAGATGGCCAGGCCCAGACGATTTACCGGTCACGGAACATCGCAGGGAATCCTCTCACCAACTACGAAGCCGCCCCCGAAGATCTATTCGCGGCGCAGCGCGCCATGCGCGAAAGCGGAGAGCAACTGCTGGCGATTTATCACTCGCATCCGCGCTCAGCCGACCCGCAACCGTCGGCGACCGACGTCCGTCTTGCCTACTACCCTTCAGCGGTTTACCTTATTGTTGGACTCGGGGACCCGGAGCCTTGCCTGCGCGCATTCCGCATCGATGAACGCGAAGGACAATGGACGCGAGTCGAATATCAGATAGTAACGAGTTGA
- a CDS encoding PIG-L family deacetylase, with product MRILNRRIRFVVVAALAFASIVASSRAQQPAVTQPTRDDRIALYQALLDLTNPWTVMCVAAHPDDEDGTSLVVMRRKYGAHTVSLFSTFGEGGQNAIGPELYEELGAIRARETMAASEIQGSEPYFLGLRDFGFSKSRDETFQKWGQEEALRRMVLQIRKLRPDVIITNHSTTSNDHGHHQATARLVVDAFDAAADPTKFADQLKDGVTTWQVQRLFVRQRGTQATPADAQLVTIDPNERDPVRGTLFAEQALSALQKHATQGPWPKTFAEFTARFRAFSGQGGAAGQMPLIRYRLEREAKGAAPLGKQSPTFYAGLRLPEDFNREIQLPTIGGQPLIEFIDDRTKVLGELVKSASLYYGAPSPLSARASLMRARISTAAGVAAGANFEVETTDPSLVAGTTSAVRITFKNTSTRPLNVFGCSSTVPSLGISDSRRRGQKRHPSIVGSWQISSGASHQEGHPLTIPVTAPVNLPISEHLYQPTALGHEVKTQCTIGLRQGSADRFVISHTRRIGVARSLDIAEISPAPLVIMRPRVGVSSAGTDIFPATPPKVSIKLINHRKQSFKGEVAFGFENRSPETRVRVDLLPEQTTALEVTIPNTEENRAAHLRRPELANSLWFSLRHPGLHENLIKRSVPVVWLDARVAGSVSVGYVRGFDFSLPNALNALGVESKELSVDEVKTSDLSKYSSIIVDNRVYESQPELIAANQKLLDYANAGGNLIVFYHRIDEFNPNPQRNRPQLSPYKLILGNERITDENAPISFLEPEHPLLNSPNKLNQDDFKDWIQERGLYYPREWDPQFKALLQSNDPGEAPLKGGLLVADYGKGHYIYSSMVWYRQLRAGVPGAYRMLANMISYGR from the coding sequence ATGAGAATCCTTAACAGGAGAATTAGATTTGTCGTCGTCGCAGCGCTTGCATTCGCATCGATCGTCGCCTCATCACGCGCGCAACAACCGGCCGTAACTCAACCCACTCGCGACGATCGCATTGCCCTTTATCAAGCCCTGCTGGATCTCACAAATCCCTGGACAGTCATGTGCGTCGCCGCGCATCCGGACGATGAAGACGGCACTTCGCTGGTCGTGATGCGGCGCAAGTACGGCGCACACACAGTCAGTCTGTTTTCGACGTTCGGCGAAGGCGGACAGAACGCGATTGGCCCGGAGCTTTACGAAGAACTCGGCGCCATTCGCGCGCGCGAAACCATGGCCGCGTCTGAGATTCAAGGCTCAGAGCCTTACTTCCTCGGCTTAAGAGACTTTGGTTTTTCGAAATCGCGTGACGAGACTTTTCAGAAGTGGGGACAGGAAGAAGCTCTCCGGCGAATGGTCCTGCAGATTAGGAAGCTTCGTCCCGACGTCATCATCACGAATCATTCAACGACAAGCAACGATCACGGTCATCATCAAGCGACCGCGCGGTTGGTTGTCGATGCTTTCGATGCTGCCGCCGATCCAACTAAGTTTGCTGATCAGTTGAAAGATGGTGTGACGACCTGGCAGGTACAGCGACTGTTTGTGCGGCAACGTGGGACGCAGGCGACGCCGGCCGACGCTCAACTTGTGACCATCGATCCGAATGAACGCGATCCTGTTCGCGGCACCTTGTTCGCCGAACAAGCGCTGTCCGCTTTGCAAAAGCACGCGACGCAGGGCCCCTGGCCAAAGACCTTCGCTGAATTTACGGCGCGCTTCCGCGCCTTTAGCGGGCAAGGCGGTGCGGCGGGCCAGATGCCTTTAATTCGTTACCGGCTTGAACGTGAAGCGAAAGGCGCGGCTCCGCTAGGTAAACAGTCGCCGACCTTCTATGCTGGCCTAAGACTGCCTGAAGATTTCAACCGTGAGATACAGCTTCCCACAATTGGCGGCCAGCCTCTTATCGAATTCATTGACGATCGAACGAAAGTCCTGGGGGAACTGGTAAAATCCGCCTCACTCTACTATGGCGCCCCATCGCCGCTAAGTGCTCGTGCTTCACTAATGAGGGCGCGAATCAGCACTGCAGCAGGGGTGGCGGCGGGCGCAAACTTCGAGGTGGAGACAACTGATCCATCACTTGTCGCCGGAACAACCTCGGCGGTGAGGATTACATTTAAAAACACATCGACTCGCCCTCTGAACGTGTTCGGTTGCAGTTCGACCGTTCCGAGTCTCGGCATTAGTGACTCTCGACGTCGTGGGCAAAAGCGTCATCCATCGATAGTCGGGAGCTGGCAAATCAGTTCCGGCGCATCACATCAAGAAGGCCATCCGCTCACCATTCCGGTGACTGCGCCGGTCAATCTTCCAATCTCCGAACACCTATACCAGCCGACGGCTCTCGGCCACGAGGTGAAGACTCAGTGCACGATTGGTTTGCGCCAGGGGTCTGCGGATCGATTTGTCATCAGTCATACCAGACGCATCGGCGTAGCTCGGTCGCTCGACATCGCGGAAATCAGTCCCGCTCCCCTGGTAATCATGCGTCCTCGAGTCGGCGTAAGCAGCGCCGGGACAGACATCTTTCCCGCGACACCGCCGAAGGTCAGCATAAAACTTATCAATCACCGGAAACAATCTTTCAAAGGAGAAGTCGCTTTTGGCTTTGAGAATCGATCGCCGGAAACCAGAGTGCGAGTCGATCTTCTTCCGGAACAAACTACCGCGCTCGAGGTCACGATTCCTAACACCGAAGAAAATCGCGCCGCGCACCTGCGTCGTCCAGAGTTGGCCAATAGCTTGTGGTTTAGTTTGCGGCACCCCGGCCTGCACGAAAACCTGATCAAACGCAGCGTGCCAGTGGTTTGGCTTGACGCTCGGGTTGCCGGAAGCGTCAGCGTGGGCTACGTCCGCGGGTTCGATTTCAGTTTGCCCAATGCCTTGAACGCGCTCGGCGTCGAATCAAAAGAGCTTAGCGTTGATGAAGTTAAGACTTCGGATCTGTCGAAGTACTCATCCATCATCGTTGACAATCGTGTCTATGAATCACAGCCGGAACTGATCGCGGCGAACCAGAAGCTGCTTGATTATGCGAACGCGGGCGGCAACCTGATCGTCTTTTATCACCGGATCGATGAATTCAATCCGAACCCGCAGCGCAACCGGCCGCAGCTATCGCCTTACAAACTGATTCTCGGCAACGAACGCATCACGGATGAGAATGCGCCGATCAGCTTTCTCGAACCAGAGCATCCCCTTCTAAACAGTCCGAACAAGTTGAACCAGGATGATTTCAAGGATTGGATTCAGGAGCGTGGGCTCTATTATCCGCGAGAGTGGGACCCGCAATTCAAAGCGCTGCTGCAATCAAACGATCCGGGCGAGGCGCCTTTGAAGGGTGGATTGCTCGTGGCTGATTACGGGAAGGGTCATTACATCTACTCGAGCATGGTCTGGTATCGCCAGTTGCGCGCCGGCGTGCCGGGCGCGTATCGCATGCTGGCGAACATGATTAGTTACGGGCGGTGA
- a CDS encoding gluconokinase encodes MSTVFDEAVLEERPEIDLSTLPSLRAEPDPVVVLALDIGTSGTRAALFDRRGDQIEGSFLHVAAGEYSELLSGNDVNADALVASVADLLDVAVERAEEFVARIDYVAAASFWHSLIGVDDAGRAITPLLGWADTRASAAVHELRELLPETETHARTGCRFHPSYWPAKLLWLRKSSPDVFGRVRVWLSFADYLYLQLFGNSATSVSMASATGLLNQSSCEWDHKTLAALEIDESLLPPIVAPRRTAGGLRDEFMLRWPILERATWFQAIGDGAANNIGVGCVSRDRVALTVGTSGAMRMLSSRAAPTTLPPELFCYRADRERVVIGGALSDGGGLLRWLQESLKLSADAAELNRLLEEYEPDSHGLTILPFWSGERAPGWSSSATGTIHGLTAATKPLDIARAGLESIAYRFALLADPLQSFAPAASITIAGKAFLLYPFWAQMMADVHGQPVELSAFPEATIRGAALLALETIGTIDTLETIKSEPVRTFQPDMQRHEVYRRAIERQQDLYRRLQPET; translated from the coding sequence ATGAGTACCGTCTTCGACGAAGCAGTTCTCGAAGAGCGACCTGAGATAGATCTATCGACGCTGCCTTCCCTGCGGGCGGAACCAGACCCAGTCGTGGTCCTGGCTCTCGACATCGGCACGTCCGGAACGCGCGCGGCCTTGTTCGATCGCCGCGGAGATCAAATCGAAGGCTCGTTCCTGCACGTGGCGGCCGGCGAATATTCAGAGCTGCTTTCCGGCAATGACGTGAACGCCGACGCGCTGGTTGCGTCGGTCGCGGATCTGCTTGATGTCGCGGTCGAGCGCGCAGAGGAGTTTGTCGCGCGCATCGACTACGTGGCCGCGGCGTCCTTTTGGCACAGCCTGATCGGAGTTGACGATGCCGGTCGCGCCATCACGCCTTTGCTCGGCTGGGCCGACACGCGCGCTTCAGCAGCCGTGCATGAGTTGCGCGAGCTGCTGCCGGAAACTGAAACGCACGCGCGCACGGGTTGTCGTTTTCATCCGAGTTATTGGCCCGCCAAGTTGCTGTGGCTAAGAAAATCTTCTCCCGACGTTTTCGGTCGCGTCCGCGTGTGGCTGTCGTTCGCTGACTATTTGTATCTGCAGCTCTTCGGGAATTCGGCGACCAGTGTCTCGATGGCGTCGGCCACCGGGTTACTGAATCAGAGCTCATGCGAATGGGATCATAAAACACTGGCCGCTTTGGAAATCGACGAAAGTCTCTTGCCGCCAATCGTCGCGCCGCGCAGGACTGCCGGGGGATTGCGTGACGAGTTTATGTTGCGTTGGCCGATCCTTGAACGCGCCACCTGGTTTCAGGCAATAGGTGACGGCGCGGCAAATAACATCGGCGTCGGATGCGTATCGCGCGACCGCGTCGCGTTGACAGTGGGAACATCCGGCGCGATGCGCATGCTGTCCAGCCGTGCCGCTCCGACAACCTTGCCGCCCGAATTGTTTTGCTATCGCGCCGATCGCGAGCGTGTCGTGATTGGCGGCGCGTTATCCGACGGCGGTGGATTACTGCGATGGCTTCAGGAGTCGCTCAAGCTGTCTGCCGACGCCGCCGAACTCAACCGTTTGCTCGAAGAGTATGAGCCTGACTCGCACGGCCTCACGATTCTGCCCTTCTGGTCAGGCGAACGCGCGCCGGGTTGGTCGAGCTCGGCCACCGGAACCATTCACGGCCTGACCGCAGCGACGAAACCGCTGGACATAGCGCGCGCGGGGCTTGAATCGATTGCTTACCGATTCGCGTTGCTTGCGGATCCGCTCCAGTCCTTTGCGCCGGCCGCTTCGATCACGATCGCCGGCAAGGCTTTCTTGTTATATCCGTTCTGGGCGCAGATGATGGCCGACGTTCACGGCCAGCCGGTCGAGCTTTCTGCCTTTCCCGAAGCCACAATTCGGGGCGCCGCTTTGCTTGCGCTCGAAACGATTGGCACAATAGACACTCTCGAAACAATAAAGTCCGAGCCCGTCCGAACTTTTCAGCCTGACATGCAGCGGCATGAGGTTTATCGGCGAGCGATAGAGCGACAGCAGGATCTGTATCGTCGCCTGCAACCTGAAACTTGA